From the genome of Pseudomonadota bacterium, one region includes:
- a CDS encoding cytochrome c554 family protein gives MKSKQPIFSLNKKVFLAGIMIAAIFFIAGFSYAEKLTIDRYISPEVCGDCHSTVYSQWQNSMHHLSHEDPLYVAVSKYMLSGLNDNGEIAESESCVKCHTPVGNITGYPEKTSDNRAKVPEIAKKGIQCDYCHSATGADKIYNNGLILSPGHGEDDPGIKRGPFKDSESDYHESAFSEFHTDAKICGTCHNVSHVSFDTKLETTYDEWKNGPYNNKDEKQKITCQGCHMYQRPGIPATASTPRPLNKGRAADDGPIRDHIFTHYFTGANTVVPANFNSMEKRDMAIERLTNSADILLDTLELKKGKLGIIITNSGAGHYLPTGLTDVRQMWLEIIIKDENNNIVYSSGKLDKNGYITEGTIIYNTIFGDGKGNPVLNISKAREILKDKRIPPKESVREEIVFQKKNFKQLSVSVKLLYRSAPQKLIDMVLGKGKNVLPVITMEQIETMFPENEKAVKEVFELSGGDRGSIDFPHEKHEKAVKDCMTCHDMFPKKIGAIFEMKADGKLQTKQAMNYCIKCHRKMKKAEEQTGPTSCSKCHNKL, from the coding sequence ATGAAATCAAAACAACCTATATTTTCTTTAAACAAGAAGGTATTTTTAGCTGGAATTATGATAGCCGCAATTTTTTTCATTGCAGGTTTTTCATATGCCGAAAAACTTACAATTGATCGCTATATTTCACCTGAAGTTTGTGGTGACTGTCATAGCACAGTATATAGCCAGTGGCAAAATTCCATGCATCATCTTTCCCATGAAGATCCTTTATATGTAGCTGTTTCAAAGTATATGCTTTCAGGTTTGAATGATAATGGTGAAATTGCCGAAAGCGAATCATGTGTTAAATGTCATACCCCTGTTGGCAATATTACAGGATATCCTGAAAAAACTTCAGATAACAGAGCTAAGGTTCCTGAAATAGCAAAAAAAGGAATCCAGTGTGATTATTGCCATTCGGCAACCGGTGCGGATAAAATTTATAACAACGGGCTAATTCTTAGTCCGGGGCATGGCGAAGATGATCCGGGCATAAAACGCGGACCATTTAAGGATTCCGAGTCCGATTATCATGAAAGTGCTTTTTCCGAATTTCACACCGATGCAAAAATCTGCGGTACCTGCCACAATGTATCTCATGTATCATTTGATACCAAACTTGAGACTACATATGACGAATGGAAAAACGGACCATACAATAACAAAGATGAAAAACAAAAGATTACCTGTCAGGGTTGCCATATGTATCAACGCCCGGGTATTCCGGCAACAGCATCCACACCAAGACCTCTTAATAAAGGCAGGGCCGCAGATGATGGACCAATAAGGGATCATATCTTCACACATTATTTTACAGGCGCAAATACGGTTGTCCCTGCAAATTTTAATAGTATGGAAAAAAGGGATATGGCAATAGAAAGGCTGACTAATAGCGCCGATATACTTTTAGATACACTTGAGTTAAAAAAAGGAAAGCTTGGTATAATTATAACAAATTCAGGAGCCGGTCACTACCTTCCAACCGGCCTTACGGATGTGCGGCAGATGTGGCTTGAAATTATTATTAAAGATGAAAATAATAATATCGTCTATTCAAGCGGAAAGCTTGATAAAAATGGCTATATAACCGAAGGGACAATAATTTATAACACAATTTTTGGAGACGGAAAAGGAAATCCGGTTTTAAATATTTCAAAAGCCCGTGAAATCTTAAAAGATAAACGAATTCCGCCCAAAGAATCTGTCAGGGAAGAGATTGTATTTCAAAAGAAAAACTTTAAACAGTTATCTGTTTCAGTTAAGTTGTTGTACAGGAGTGCTCCACAGAAATTAATAGATATGGTTCTGGGAAAAGGGAAAAATGTTTTACCTGTAATTACAATGGAGCAAATTGAAACAATGTTTCCGGAAAACGAGAAGGCTGTCAAAGAAGTTTTTGAGCTTTCAGGGGGTGATAGGGGAAGTATTGATTTTCCCCATGAAAAACATGAGAAAGCGGTAAAAGATTGTATGACTTGTCACGATATGTTTCCAAAAAAAATTGGCGCTATCTTTGAGATGAAGGCAGATGGAAAACTTCAAACCAAACAGGCAATGAATTATTGTATAAAATGCCACCGAAAAATGAAAAAGGCAGAAGAACAAACCGGGCCCACATCATGTTCCAAATGTCATAATAAATTATAA
- the serC gene encoding 3-phosphoserine/phosphohydroxythreonine transaminase encodes MKYNRIYNFNAGPAALPLNVLEEVNESFLNYAGTGMSITEISHRSKPFDEIINDAVARTKRLLKLDDGYQVLFLQGGASLQFAMVPMNCLPDGKSADYVETGTWSTKAIKEAQILGKSINIVASSKDNNFSYIPYNVKFNSEAVYAHITSNNTIKGTQWSQFPDTKGVPIVADMSSDIMSRPFDPKPFGIIYAGAQKNIGPSGVCMVIIREDMLKLVPDNLPSMLKYTTFSSSNSLYNTPSCFSIYIIQLVLKWLEDTIGGLDKIEAINQEKAKLLYDIFDSGSFYKGTAVPDSRSLMNVTFRLPSEELEGKFIQEATKNGLGGLKGHRSVGGCRASIYNATTIEGVKALTDFMIIFEQKNG; translated from the coding sequence ATGAAATATAACAGGATTTACAATTTTAACGCAGGGCCGGCAGCTTTGCCTTTAAATGTTCTTGAAGAAGTAAACGAATCATTTTTGAATTATGCCGGAACTGGAATGTCGATAACAGAAATAAGCCACAGATCAAAACCATTTGATGAAATTATAAATGATGCAGTTGCCCGTACAAAAAGACTTTTAAAACTTGACGACGGTTATCAAGTTCTTTTTCTTCAGGGGGGCGCAAGCCTTCAGTTTGCAATGGTACCTATGAATTGTCTTCCTGACGGCAAATCAGCTGATTATGTTGAGACAGGCACATGGTCTACAAAAGCAATTAAAGAAGCTCAAATACTTGGTAAAAGTATAAATATTGTTGCGTCTTCCAAAGATAATAATTTCTCTTACATCCCGTATAATGTTAAGTTTAATAGTGAAGCAGTTTATGCGCACATTACATCCAATAACACAATAAAAGGAACACAATGGTCTCAATTCCCTGATACAAAAGGTGTACCTATAGTTGCTGATATGTCTTCTGATATCATGAGCAGACCATTTGATCCAAAACCTTTTGGGATAATTTATGCAGGAGCACAAAAAAATATAGGCCCTTCAGGAGTATGCATGGTAATCATACGTGAAGATATGCTCAAACTTGTCCCTGACAATCTACCGTCAATGCTCAAATACACTACATTTTCTTCTTCCAATTCCTTATACAATACTCCTTCCTGCTTTTCCATATACATTATTCAGCTTGTTTTAAAATGGCTGGAAGATACTATAGGTGGTCTTGATAAAATAGAAGCGATTAACCAAGAAAAAGCCAAGCTTTTATATGATATTTTTGATTCCGGCAGTTTTTATAAGGGAACAGCAGTTCCTGACAGCAGATCATTAATGAATGTAACCTTTCGGCTTCCAAGCGAAGAACTTGAAGGCAAATTCATTCAGGAAGCAACTAAAAACGGCCTGGGGGGCTTGAAGGGGCATCGTTCCGTCGGTGGGTGCCGCGCATCTATTTATAATGCGACCACTATAGAGGGTGTTAAAGCTTTAACCGATTTCATGATAATTTTTGAACAAAAAAACGGATAA
- a CDS encoding glycyl-radical enzyme activating protein produces MSFDKQRPLIFDIHRYALDDGPGIRSTVFFKGCPLSCIWCHNPEGISPEPELYHQPQNCILCGDCSSVCPENAIIINGFVKIDRDKCNNCGLCASVCPGKAMTIKGQYYEPEELVQILLKDKRFFEHSKGGVTFSGGEPTQDCRYLGLVLQKLKKEKIHITLQTCGFFNWDLFESTLLDMIDLIYFDIKLLAPDIHQRLTGQNNNIILTNFSKLKDVAHDKLICSIPVIGGFTADSKNIKAIAEYIGAIDNLSYILRPYHPGTLFKAAALGKDASLDLCSQSMPLDEYRDIEQMFSTIVNQHRTRR; encoded by the coding sequence ATGAGCTTTGATAAACAAAGGCCGCTTATATTCGACATTCACCGGTATGCTTTAGATGACGGGCCAGGAATAAGAAGTACAGTATTTTTCAAAGGCTGCCCGTTAAGCTGTATCTGGTGTCACAACCCTGAAGGCATAAGCCCTGAACCCGAACTGTATCATCAGCCGCAAAATTGCATACTTTGCGGTGACTGCTCATCAGTATGTCCTGAAAATGCTATTATTATAAATGGCTTTGTTAAAATTGACCGTGATAAATGCAATAATTGCGGATTGTGTGCATCCGTTTGCCCTGGCAAAGCTATGACTATCAAAGGGCAATATTATGAACCGGAAGAGCTTGTACAAATACTGCTTAAAGATAAACGATTCTTTGAACATTCAAAAGGAGGCGTTACTTTTTCGGGGGGTGAACCAACACAGGACTGTCGTTATCTTGGCCTGGTTTTGCAAAAACTGAAAAAAGAGAAAATTCATATAACACTCCAAACCTGCGGTTTTTTCAACTGGGATCTTTTTGAAAGTACATTGCTTGACATGATCGATCTGATATATTTTGACATTAAATTACTTGCTCCGGATATTCACCAGAGACTTACCGGGCAAAACAATAATATTATTCTTACAAATTTTTCAAAACTTAAAGATGTGGCACACGACAAACTTATATGTTCAATTCCAGTTATAGGTGGATTTACAGCAGATTCAAAAAATATTAAGGCGATAGCCGAATATATTGGTGCTATAGATAATTTATCTTATATCCTTCGCCCATATCACCCCGGAACACTTTTTAAAGCCGCTGCTCTGGGAAAAGATGCTTCGCTCGATCTTTGCTCACAATCCATGCCTTTAGATGAATACCGGGATATTGAACAAATGTTTAG